The Desulfuromonadales bacterium sequence TACCACCTCAGCCGCCTCGTCCTCGGCGGCCTGTTCCTCTATGCCGGCCTGGTCAAGGCCGGCGACGTGACCGCCTTCGCCCGGGATGTCGCCAACTACAAGATTCTTCCCTACAGCTGGAATTACCTGGTGGCGGCCACGCTGCCCTACATCGAGTTCCTGGCCGGGTTGCTGCTGGTCGCCAACCGGCGGGTCCGTCCGGCTGCCTTGGTGACGGGGGGGCTGACCGCCGTCTTCATGCTGATCCTGGCCACGGTGGTCGCCCGCGGGCTCGATATCGACTGCGGCTGTTTCCGGCCCGGCGGCCACACCACGGCGACCCAGGCCCTGTGGCGCGACGCCGGCATCCTGCTGCTGTGCATTGCCACCTACCGGCTGCGCGACCGGTCCGCTCCCTGACTCCGGGCATGGACGTTCTGCTCCTGCATCCTCCCGCGGTCAAGCCGGCCGAGCCGCCGCCGGGAGCCGCCGTGCTGCTCGCCCATCTGCG is a genomic window containing:
- a CDS encoding MauE/DoxX family redox-associated membrane protein — translated: MSRFTRIAYHLSRLVLGGLFLYAGLVKAGDVTAFARDVANYKILPYSWNYLVAATLPYIEFLAGLLLVANRRVRPAALVTGGLTAVFMLILATVVARGLDIDCGCFRPGGHTTATQALWRDAGILLLCIATYRLRDRSAP